The window TCTGGAGATGGACTGGTGGAAGATGATTGCGGCAGTCTCTGGGAGTGCGTCGGTCCGGTATGGGACCCAGTCCCAGTATGTGGCTGGGCTGGGcatccggctttagatgttagggtTTGGTGCGATGTCCGCTAGGTATTAGGCCCGTATATTCGCTGCACCTTCATCAATGGGATATGAGTAGCAACAGGTGTTGCCTAGATGGTGGCTTCAGGCTGACTGATGTATTACTTTGTATGCTTTCTGTGAATAATTAATAAGGTTTTTATCAGTTTTGCCATCGGCTGTATAACGCTGCTCAGTTTTGCCACTAAACATTTTCACTACTCAAAAATGCGACTGTTCTATTAGATCAAGCTCAAAAAGACCATTTTTCACCGTTACCGTTTGGTCAATACACGTTGACTGAAGTTAGATGACGAAACTACCCCTATATAATGTTTAGTGGCAaaacagtttgtctaattcacatctagatgttctttaaggatgtcacatctaagctcccataAATATATAATGCAACATCAAGAAATAAAAAAGATTAGGacaaaaaaatagaccacaaacagagtagacatcaacttagatgtgacataattaTATCATATCTAGATGTGTCCTACATAGACCCATTAATAAAATGACCGCATGCagcgtccagatgcagaggcggggcctatcctccttttcaaaaaaataattaaaaaaatgaCCGGTTGCGGCAACGATGAGGCCTGGCTGATGATGGTCTCGCCGAGCGATTTTAAAAATTAAAACAAACGAATGAAGAAACTACCCAGATAATCAACGGACGAGATGATTCAATACTAGTAGGTCCCAGTAGTAGTATAAGGTACGCTAAAAAAACTCTAAAAAAATACCCTCTAGCTTAGGGTTTTTGGGCCTCGGTCGGCGATCACATCACCGTCGCGAGGAATTTGCCACCAGTACGTCCGTCCGATCGGCAAGGACGGGGTCGATTTTGCTACGAGCTCTCTGCTGGGTGACCCACTACCCTTTGTCGCAGTCACTGTCCCTAATCCTAGTGGCGCCGCCTAAAGGTTCTTCATCTAGGTCAGGCGGATGGAGTGGGAGCAAGTAATTAGAAGAGATGGTGCAGTTCTTATATCTCAAGGACAATGAATTAGACAATCTGATCGTTGGGGAAGAAGAAGTTTACGATTTGAGGCGGATGCAAGGTGGCTTGCGATAGGCAAGTTGAACACAGCTCGCCCCTTTAGTTCATCGGCAATGTTTGAGACGTTCAAGTCAGTTTGGGGGCGGGCACACGTTCTGAAGTACACACAAGCGGGGGATAATCTCTTTGTCTTCCCGATGTGCTGATTGGGCGATTGGAAATGGTCGTTCATGGCGGTCCATCGCTATTTAGACTTTGAGGTTTTTTACGGTACCCTATACTTCTGAAGTAGGAGGGACCAGTATAACTAAATCTGACCATTGATTTCGTGAGGGTAGGATAGGCATCAAAATTAAGGGCGACATGTTTTTTTTTGCCACGGGCCTAGGTTTCAGCCCATTTTGTACGCACACGGCACACCCAGTCGCGCCACTCGATTGATTCGCCTCCttctccctgccgccgccgccgctcgcctccTTCTCCCTGCCGTGGGCGCCGCCGCCAGTCGCCGCCACTCTCCCACGCATTCGCCTCCttctccctgccgccgccgccagtcgccgccgctcgcctccTTCTCCCTGCCGTGGGCGCCGCCGCCAGTCGCCGCCACTCTCCCACGCATTCGCCTCCttctccctgccgccgccgccagtcgccgccgctcgcctccTTCTCCCTGCCGTGGGCGCCACCGCCAGTCGCCGCCACTCTCCCACGCACAGCCCTGCTCCCGCGGCCGCGCCACACAGCCCTGCTCCTGCGGCCGCGCCACCCTAGTCGACGTAGCTGCTTCCGCCCTTGTATATCCACGCTCGCCGTCGTGGACCTCTGTGGCGCGTCCCTGTATCTCGACGTGGTAAGGATTACTCTTGTGAACACTACACTAGAATTGGCATGTCTTCAGTTCATGGACAAATCATGTTGAGTACTGCTGCAGGATGGAAAAAATCATAGTTAATTAGATCCTGCATGATGGGGAAAATCAGAGTTAATTAGATCCTGAAGTGCACGCTCGTCAAAAGAAATGTTCTTACGGAATGCATTGTTGTCTGGTACATGGTGTTTATCAGTGAGTAATTTGTGCTGgacagtggggggggggggggggggggggagtagcCACGGTTTATTAAGTGTAATGTTGTTTTGTGCTATAATTCTTATGCATGTGTACTGCTGTCTATGAACGTCAAAACATAATGGCTCAGTTTCGGACAATAACAAAAATAGTACCAAATGTTGTTCAATGACATACAGGAGTATATGTAATGTTCTGTTTGATTATATACGCAAGCATTGTTACTGATGCATTTTGATCTTACTGTTCATACTTTTAGCTCGACATACTAAGGCTATCTTATTCTTCGTACTGAAACGAGTTTCAGTTTCACAagtggaattcaaataagttagATTTGATTCTTTATTAATTGCAGTGTTTGACATGGAATATGGGAGTGCCACCCTGGaggacattgcagaatatgacacgGTGATCAGTCAAATTTttggcagcgaggaagaaggttACAATTACTATAATGCATATGCTCGGTCAAAGGGTTTTGGTGTTAGAAAGGAAGAACTGACTAGGAAGTCGGACACGAACATAGCTTTTCGGCGCCTCTATGTCTGCTCTAAAGAAGGATATCGGGCGAGGAAGCACTTTGAGAAAACTAAACGGGTGCGAACTCCTAGGCCGCTGTCACGTTGTGGATGTGGCGCTCGGATGGAGATCGAGCTTCGTATGGATAATGGTGAATGGTTTGTAAAAGATTTTTTGGACGAACATAACCATCCACTCGCTAAGCCTGAGCAGACAACTTACATAAGGTCACATCGTGGGCTGAGTGACGTGCAAAAGGCTGATGTCATTGAGTATGGAATTGGTGGCCTTCGAACACATCAAATAATGGAAGTAATGGAGAAGGATAGTGGTGGTTTCAGCAAGGTAGGCTTTATACCTCGGGACCTGTATAATTTTGTTGCCAAGTACAAGAAGGAAAGGATAGAAGGCCGTGATGCCGAATTTGTGCTCCGTTATATGGCAGCCCGAAAGGACATGGATGGCGAATTTTTTTACAAGTACACCACTGATAGTGAAGGGCATCTGCTGAACATCTTTTGGGCAGACGCACAGTCTCGGATTGACTATGATGCCTTTGGTGGCGTCGTGATCTTTGATAGCACTTACCGTGTGAACAAATACAACCTGCCATTTGTCCCCTTCATAGGAGTGAATCACCATCGCAGCACGACCGTGTTTGGCTTCGGTATTGTCTCAGCTGAGACCGAGGCATCTTTTGTGTGGTTGCTTGAAGCATTTTTGGAGTCAACTCAGCAGAAACATCCTAGATCAGTAATCACAGATGGTGACCATGCAATGGCGAAGGCAACAGCGGCGGTTTTTCCCAATACAGATCACCGGTTGTGCAGCTGGCACATCGAGCAAAACATGATACGACACCTACGGAAGCAAAAGCTCAAGGATTTTAGGAAATTTGTTTATCACATCTGGGATGTCGATGAGTTTGAGAGACGTTGGGTTGAGTTTATGGTGGATTATGATATCTCTGAAAAAGATGCTTGGATTATGACGATGTACGAGCTGAGGAAGAAGTGGTCTAGGGCCTATACGAAAGGTAGATATTTCCTTGGCATGCAGAGCAATCAGCGTAGCGAAAGCCTAAACTCTAGGCTTCATAAGAATCTGGATAGGAGAATGTCACTTGTTGATTTGCTAGAGCACTCAGATCACTGTTTATCGCGTATCCGCAAGAATGAGGCCGAGTTGGATGCTACAGCTTCACTGACAGTACCTTTTACTGAATTAACAGCTGATCCACTTGAGAGAAGTGCTGCTCTCATTTATACTCCAGTGATGTTCAAGAAGGTAAAACATCAAATCATGCAGTTGTCAAAATGGGAAGTAGCAGAAGTGACCAAGAATGATGCTTTTGTTCTGTATACAGTTGCTCGCAAAGAGAGTAGGCATGTGACGTATGATGTGAGGTTTGTCATGGCAGGCCCGTTGCTTCAGAGTGTGAATTGCCGTTGTCTGAAGATGGAATCGGAGGAGATCCCGTGTGCTCACATTTTTTCTGTTCTAAAATACCTTGGCTTAGTCAGAATTCCTAGGTGTTGTGTCTCAACAAGATGGACGATGGTAGGCAAGTCCGCATTTGACTCAGAGAGGAATGGTAATATGCATGAATGGTCTGAGCGGATGGATCGTTACCATGAACTCCGCAACATTTGTAGTCTGTATTTATTCAAAGCTTCAAACAGCCAGGAGACGTCACAGAAGGTGGTGGATTTTCTCAAGGGTATTATAGCTGAAGGCGGCGAAGATGATGGGAAAAATGAGGCGGCATCACTGGGCCCTCTTCCAGCATATTTTTCAGGGTCAAGCCAAGCATGTCCAGGCAATGTCCGGAATCCAAAAAAAATTAAACCGAAAGGTGCTCCATCCAAGACATCCAACAAGAGGTGGAAACCGTTTAACGAGATTTGGAATGAAAAAAAATGTTTCGAAGAAGTGAATTTTATTTTTAAAATGCCTGACTTTTATAATGCCAGACTTGTATGAATTGATTTTTTTAGTGGTGGTGCCGCTCATGTACTCGTCTACTCATGCTATTGATGCATCTCCTGAAACCATTATTTTGTTGCATTGTGTGGCAGAAGATTTATTGTGTTGGTGTTTCCTGAATGATTTATCTTATCGCATGAAGGTCATTTCATTGGGATTAGGAAGTGCATAGTAAGCGTGTTCATATGATCTCGCGAGTCAATTTCTAATTTCTTGAGTGAGTTATATATTCTGTTCTTGAGCTGAAAAGTTGGCTATGGCGGTATCTGGACGGATGGTTGCACATGTATGCAAAGTATACACTGAAAACGAGGCAATAGGTGAAAATCACAAAATGAATTATCGTTTTGAGCTACAGATAATCAAAAATAATTACAAGCAAAATATAAATAATGTCCATAATGGGATTCGAACCCGTGACCTTGAGGATATTAGTACACAACCTAACCAGATGAATAAATATTTTTTATGTAAATTTTCAGATATATAGTTATTTATGTCACTTCAGATAGCTCGCAataaaaaaataggaaaatattATAACTAGGCTCGCAAATTATTTTGTACACATAATTGGAGTCACCTAATATCCCTCTGTACATCCTAAAAATTGGAAAAAGTTTGGGCTCATTTGGTTGAGTTGGAAAAGAAAATGCCTTTGAGACTTGGCCTCCGGCAGATCCGAATGGTCCTGGTTGCACATGATGTGCACATGATGTACGTGATGGCATGCATGAAATGACCCCAAATTTTGCCAGCATGTGTGCATGCCCTATCTATAACCCCACGCAAAATTTGGAGGAAGCCGGACACTGAACGCatgttgcgtcacgtccgggcagtgtTTTAGGGGTTTTTCATCGGgaaaaccctagaaaatgcatcAAACGTCGGGAAGCAACGAAAATTGGCATGCTTTCTTGCCATGGTGCTGTGAgggtgtggaaaaagtttgggctCATTTGGTTGAGTTGGAAAAGAAAATGCCTTTGAGACTTGACCTCCGGCAGATCCGAACGGTCCTGGTCGCACATGATTTACGTGATGGcatgcatgaaatgacaccaaattTTGCCAGCATGTGTGCATGCCCTATCTATAATCCCACGCAAAATTTGGACGAAGCCGGACActaaacgcacgttgcgtcacgtccggatAGTGCTTTAGGGGTTTTTCACTAGgaaaaccctagaaaatgcatcAAACGTCGGGAATCAACGAAAATTAGCATGCATGCTTGCCATGATGCTGTGAGGGCGTTGAAAAAGATTGAGCTCGTTTGATTGAGTTGGAAAAGAAAACGCCTTTCAAACTTCATCTCCGGCAGACCCGAACGGTCTTAGTTGCACATGATGTGCACATGATGTACGTGATGGTatgcatgaaatgacaccaaattTTGCCAGCATGTGTGCATGCCCTATCTATAACCCCACGCAAAATTTGGACGAAGCCGGACActaaacgcacgttgcgtcacgtccggacAATGCTTTAGGGGTTTTTCACTAGgaaaaccctagaaaatgcatcAAACGTCGGGAATCAACGAAAATTAGCATGCATGCTTGCCATGATGCTGTGAGGGCGTTGAAAAAGATTGAGCTCGTTTGATTGAGTTGGAAAAGAAAACGCCTTTCAAACGTCATCTCCGGCAGACCCGAACGGTCTTAGTTGCACATGATGTACGTGTTGGAATTGTTGAATGAAAATTTCGTAAGAAATAAAAAAATACTTGAGATATGAAAAAAAAATGAGGGGTACTCGAGATACGAAATTGGTTAGTACGTAAACCCGATTTGCTACCACAGCGAGGGGATATATATTGGAGTTTTTATTTAACTTTTTTGACACTTGGGATATGTATTGCAGACTGCCATGCACGGGAGTTAGGTATAGCTGTCCCGCAAAAAAAAGGGAGTTAGGCTGCCAATATCCTGAGAAAGAAATAACAGAAACCCATCGTACGTACTACTAATACGCTCGATCTAATCTCCCTCCAGTTTCCGCCGCCGCCGTTTCCACGTCGTCCTCCAGAAAGTTGCCTGTGTGACATTGCATAGTTCGTTCATGGAGCATCGCTCTTATCATCCGCCACCACGGAAGACACCACGAGGGAACCCGCCACCACCGCCATCAGTGAACCCGCCACCTGCGAACCAGCCACCACCTCCATCAGCGAACCCGCCACCACCGCCAGCACCCAACCCGCCACCTGCGAACCAGCCACCACCTCCATCAGCGAACCCGCCACCACCGCCATCAGCGAA is drawn from Aegilops tauschii subsp. strangulata cultivar AL8/78 chromosome 1, Aet v6.0, whole genome shotgun sequence and contains these coding sequences:
- the LOC109785367 gene encoding protein FAR1-RELATED SEQUENCE 5-like, which gives rise to MALRRFGNGRVWMVTCSMVKLSGVVVASTPGQARSTVFDMEYGSATLEDIAEYDTVISQIFGSEEEGYNYYNAYARSKGFGVRKEELTRKSDTNIAFRRLYVCSKEGYRARKHFEKTKRVRTPRPLSRCGCGARMEIELRMDNGEWFVKDFLDEHNHPLAKPEQTTYIRSHRGLSDVQKADVIEYGIGGLRTHQIMEVMEKDSGGFSKVGFIPRDLYNFVAKYKKERIEGRDAEFVLRYMAARKDMDGEFFYKYTTDSEGHLLNIFWADAQSRIDYDAFGGVVIFDSTYRVNKYNLPFVPFIGVNHHRSTTVFGFGIVSAETEASFVWLLEAFLESTQQKHPRSVITDGDHAMAKATAAVFPNTDHRLCSWHIEQNMIRHLRKQKLKDFRKFVYHIWDVDEFERRWVEFMVDYDISEKDAWIMTMYELRKKWSRAYTKGRYFLGMQSNQRSESLNSRLHKNLDRRMSLVDLLEHSDHCLSRIRKNEAELDATASLTVPFTELTADPLERSAALIYTPVMFKKVKHQIMQLSKWEVAEVTKNDAFVLYTVARKESRHVTYDVRSFHWD